The DNA segment agggacatggagaagagGATATGTGGACTGGGGCAATAGCAGACCCTGGTTGGTGATGGGGAAGTTTTCTAGGGCTACTTTTGGAATGCTTTCTTCACTGCCCCATTTTATCCTGTTAGAGGTATCAGGCCAATGGGAGAGTTTGAAGGGCTTTTGGGGTGTGTTTGAGAACAGAATTGGACCCAAGATAGTGATAGATGGCTTAGCAAAGGAGGCTTGTAGACTGTACTCACATTTTTGGGGATAATATAGTCTCCCACATGAATGTCTTTGTCTGGGACACGGGAATTTCCAGGTACCACAGGGTACAGTCTAGATTGTGAACACAAGAGGGTAACATCAAGGTGAGGCTGGGGGCTATAGCTCCCCTCTCCAGTCCCACCCACTTCCAAACCCTCTTGGCCAGGAGTAGAGTATTTCCTCTACTCTTTCTCCATGCTCCCATCCACTATCTGCTTCCTCAGGCCTGCCCCAGCTTTTCTCCAGttctcctctcctgccccctcACCTCAGCACTTCCCTGATCACAGCCTTCAGCAGGGGCAGCTGGGACAGAGCAGTGGCTGGGGGGTGGGCATCAgagccagggcccagggcagctGTGATCTCAGAGTGGAGCGCTGTCTGGACTTCTGGGTGCCGAGAGAGTTCATATAGAGCCCAGGAGAGTGTGTTGGACACCTGAGGGGACAGGTTCAGAGGTGTTGAGAGTGGGGCAGAATATGAGGCAGAATGGTGCCCAGAAGGTGCTGAGCCAAGCTGGTCTAGAGGGCCGTTGTGGATTGCCTACAGCACCAAGGAGGCTTGACACTGAGGAGGCTAGGCTCTGACATGGGGCTTGACACCTGGAAGGGCAACCTTACTGTGTCCACTCCAGCCAGTAGCAGCTCTGTCACGTTCCCCAGGATGGATGGCGCAGGCAACTCTTCCCGCAACAAGAAGTAGGTCAGGTGAGCTCCAGATCCCATGTCCGCCTCAGGCTTTGCCTGACTGCTCAGGGCTACCTCAGTCTCTCGCTGCTCCACGTGCTGCTGGGCTGCGGGGAAGGAGGTACGGGATGCCTCACTAGCCCTGAACAGCTTTATGTTCCCCATTCCCACTTCACTTCCGGGCCTTACCAAATGCAAACATCTGGTCCCAGTCTCGGCAAAGGCGGTCCCAGGGTCCGGGCACGAGGCGGTGCAGCCAGTTGGGCATCGCCATGGTCAACAGCGTGGACACAAACACCGACCCCACCGCGCGGATAAAGGTCTCTGTGTCTGGGGGCACCTTGGACTCCAGGCAGCCCAGGCGCGAACCCAGCAGCACCGCCGCTATGCCTGCGCAAGAGAGGGCGCTGTCAGGGCTCCAGGAGCCCCGGCCGAGTGCCTCAGGCCAGCCCGTCTCGGGACTCACCTTCTAGACCAAACTTGTAAAACTCTCCCGCTACGTCCCGAACCAGAGTGGGAGGCCCAGAGCCCCGTCCCCGCTGACGTCGTAGTCGCCGAACAAGGTCACAGACCACGTTGTTCAGGGTCCCGGCATAGCGAGCGGCCGCTTGAGGGCGGAGGAGGAGCGGGGCCAGGAGGCTGCGGAGCCTCTGCCATTCTTCGCCTTCCCTACGGGGATGCGGGGATACAGGGATGCGGGGAGTGGCGTATTAGGGCAGATGAGGTGTGAGGAGGCGGCCGGACCTGGTTGGCTGCGGGGGAGAAGGGGCGCATCCGGCCGGCGTGGCCAGGAGTCGGATTGCGTTTGCTCTCTGGGGTACAGAAACCTGTCCCTGCCTGCGCCCgccttccctcccccttcctcgtTATTCATTTCCTGCGCTGGAGGGGTCTGGTTCCTGGGTAACCTGAGTCACAGAATTTTATATTTCGTCTAGATCCTGGTCCCTTAGCCCTTTCTGCCGGTTCCCAGCAGGTTTCTGCCTTCAAAAAATGAGGTGGGCAGGGGGcgagggcggggcggggcg comes from the Manis pentadactyla isolate mManPen7 chromosome 10, mManPen7.hap1, whole genome shotgun sequence genome and includes:
- the LOC118917309 gene encoding 25-hydroxyvitamin D-1 alpha hydroxylase, mitochondrial isoform X2 — encoded protein: MTQTLRLASRVFHRVRCAPELGASLGSRGSGSAPRSLADIPGPSTPGFLAELFCKGGLSRLHELQVQGAARFGPVWLASFGTVRTVYVAAPTLVEQLLRQEGPQPERCRFSPWAEHRRRRHLACGLLTAEGEEWQRLRSLLAPLLLRPQAAARYAGTLNNVVCDLVRRLRRQRGRGSGPPTLVRDVAGEFYKFGLEGIAAVLLGSRLGCLESKVPPDTETFIRAVGSVFVSTLLTMAMPNWLHRLVPGPWDRLCRDWDQMFAFAQQHVEQRETEVALSSQAKPEADMGSGAHLTYFLLREELPAPSILGNVTELLLAGVDTVSNTLSWALYELSRHPEVQTALHSEITAALGPGSDAHPPATALSQLPLLKAVIREVLRLYPVVPGNSRVPDKDIHVGDYIIPKNHAGSGKAQPPIHLHLFPSGLASAAAWGDAWQSWSCKWLWPRS
- the LOC118917309 gene encoding 25-hydroxyvitamin D-1 alpha hydroxylase, mitochondrial isoform X1; translation: MTQTLRLASRVFHRVRCAPELGASLGSRGSGSAPRSLADIPGPSTPGFLAELFCKGGLSRLHELQVQGAARFGPVWLASFGTVRTVYVAAPTLVEQLLRQEGPQPERCRFSPWAEHRRRRHLACGLLTAEGEEWQRLRSLLAPLLLRPQAAARYAGTLNNVVCDLVRRLRRQRGRGSGPPTLVRDVAGEFYKFGLEGIAAVLLGSRLGCLESKVPPDTETFIRAVGSVFVSTLLTMAMPNWLHRLVPGPWDRLCRDWDQMFAFAQQHVEQRETEVALSSQAKPEADMGSGAHLTYFLLREELPAPSILGNVTELLLAGVDTVSNTLSWALYELSRHPEVQTALHSEITAALGPGSDAHPPATALSQLPLLKAVIREVLRLYPVVPGNSRVPDKDIHVGDYIIPKNTLVTLCHYATSRDPAQFPEPNSFHPARWLREGPAPHPFASLPFGFGKRSCMGRRLAELELQMALAQILIHFEVQPEPGSAPIRPMTRTVLVPEKSINLQFVDR